Proteins from a genomic interval of Sugiyamaella lignohabitans strain CBS 10342 chromosome C, complete sequence:
- the NEW1 gene encoding New1p (ATP binding cassette protein; cosediments with polysomes and is required for biogenesis of the small ribosomal subunit; Asn/Gln-rich rich region supports [NU+] prion formation and susceptibility to [PSI+] prion induction; GO_component: GO:0005737 - cytoplasm [Evidence IEA,IEA]; GO_component: GO:0005737 - cytoplasm [Evidence IDA] [PMID 14562095]; GO_component: GO:0005737 - cytoplasm [Evidence IDA] [PMID 23222640]; GO_component: GO:0005739 - mitochondrion [Evidence IDA] [PMID 14576278]; GO_component: GO:0005739 - mitochondrion [Evidence IDA] [PMID 16823961]; GO_component: GO:0005634 - nucleus [Evidence IEA,IEA]; GO_component: GO:0005844 - polysome [Evidence IDA] [PMID 19806183]; GO_component: GO:0030687 - preribosome, large subunit precursor [Evidence IDA] [PMID 23212245]; GO_function: GO:0005524 - ATP binding [Evidence IEA,IEA]; GO_function: GO:0005524 - ATP binding [Evidence ISS] [PMID 12110682]; GO_function: GO:0016887 - ATPase activity [Evidence IEA]; GO_function: GO:0016887 - ATPase activity [Evidence ISS] [PMID 12110682]; GO_function: GO:0003729 - mRNA binding [Evidence IDA] [PMID 23222640]; GO_function: GO:0017111 - nucleoside-triphosphatase activity [Evidence IEA]; GO_function: GO:0000166 - nucleotide binding [Evidence IEA,IEA]; GO_process: GO:0006200 - ATP catabolic process [Evidence IEA]; GO_process: GO:0051028 - mRNA transport [Evidence IEA]; GO_process: GO:0016973 - poly(A)+ mRNA export from nucleus [Evidence ISS] [PMID 12110682]; GO_process: GO:0042274 - ribosomal small subunit biogenesis [Evidence IMP] [PMID 19806183]; GO_process: GO:0006810 - transport [Evidence IEA]) codes for MAPPKYKPFNPDAGKSFTPGGYNQGLNNDFQAGGYQGGYQGGYQGGYQGGYQNYQSGYQGGYQGGYQGGYQGGYQSGVKSSYGSGQNTPNGASTPLSVNSSTTSLSSLASALKEIEKSPISEFFESIRDAKSLADVKTAASSISEVLAKDGADKIEEYSVHEHVTSLSKTKGSALHREAALIVLSTIARKFGSESPAQAYLLQDFTLPLDLLADKENSVKRAAQTTSDSLVTVYGNEALVSAVLSKLLKYLDSSAKWQSKIGALKIVEKILQTVPQDYLESRFVDALPVLTNVMHDMKPELSKAGTKTLTDFANKVDNQDIVPRIPVIIKTLADPKNVQDCIKTLSHVTFVTEVQEPTLAILVPILNRALNLSSTSQDALRQTVIVVENLTRLVHNPAEVKHFIPQLLPGVKKVVDTAAQPEVRELASKALKVLEDAEKETPNKTKISIDEASQKVSSTDSTLSTYGSQLVAIAVNTREFQNLLNIYTTILGVPEDQAAENVHYFKSLFKDTVVQDDGEEGIEIVNANFSLAYGGRMLLNKTVLRLFKGHRYGLCGRNGAGKSTLMRSIADGKLEGFPDKSELRSCFVEHKLQGAETDMDLVSFIASDPELSHVEKSDIAGALADVGFDEERRAQNVGALSGGWKMKLELARAMLMKADILLLDEPTNHLDVANVKWLEDYLNKHTEITSLIVSHDSGFLDAVCTDIIHYETKKLVYYKGNLSEFVKVKPEGKSYYTLTDSNVKMAFPPPGILTGVRSNTRAIARMSHVTFTYPGASKVSLADVSCTLSLSSRVAILGPNGAGKSTLIKLLTGELIPNEGTVEKHPNLRIGYIAQHALQHVELHKEKTANQYLQWRYANGDDREVHLKQTRKMSDEEKEIMAKPIDIKDGRGPRRVEAIIGRSKLKKSFQYEIKWVGWLPKFNSFIPREDLLGYGFHKLIQEFDDHEASREGLGYRELSPPVIRKHFEDVGLDGDIADHTPLGSLSGGQLVKVVIAGAMWNNPHLLVLDEPTNYLDRDSLGGLAVAIRDWSGGVIMISHNNEFVGALCPEQWIVQDGKVVQKGKSEVASDRFEDSGSSAPSTAPSTAANSDAEDSASPLNIKIKKKKKKLTRNEIKERDARRRKRYLEWLSTPKGTPRPPDTDDEDE; via the coding sequence atggCACCCCCCAAATACAAACCATTCAATCCCGATGCTGGGAAGTCGTTCACTCCTGGTGGCTATAACCAGGGCTTGAATAACGACTTTCAGGCCGGAGGCTATCAGGGTGGTTACCAGGGTGGTTACCAAGGGGGCTACCAGGGTGGCTACCAAAACTATCAGAGTGGTTATCAAGGTGGCTATCAGGGTGGCTACCAAGGAGGTTATCAAGGAGGTTATCAATCTGGTGTCAAGAGCTCCTATGGATCAGGTCAGAATACTCCTAATGGAGCTTCTACTCCTTTGTCAGTCAACTCATCGACCACCTCTTTATCTTCGTTGGCCTCAGCTTTGAAGGAAATTGAAAAGTCGCCTATTTCTGAGTTCTTTGAGTCGATTCGTGATGCCAAGTCTCTAGCTGATGTCAAAACGGCGGCAAGCTCGATTTCTGAGGTCCTGGCTAAAGACGGAGCTGACAAAATCGAAGAATACAGCGTCCATGAGCATGTGACTAGTTTATCAAAGACCAAGGGTTCAGCTCTTCACCGTGAGGCCGCTCTGATTGTCTTGTCAACCATTGCTCGTAAATTTGGCTCTGAGTCACCAGCCCAAGCTTATTTGCTTCAGGATTTTACATTACCTTTGGACTTACTAGCTGATAAGGAGAATTCTGTTAAGAGAGCTGCCCAAACAACATCTGACAGTTTAGTGACTGTTTATGGAAATGAAGCCTTGGTTTCAGCAGTTTTGTCGAAGCTTTTAAAATACTTGGATTCTTCTGCCAAATGGCAAAGTAAGATCGGGGCATTGAAGATCGTTGAGAAGATTCTTCAAACTGTTCCACAAGATTATCTTGAATCCAGATTCGTTGATGCTTTACCAGTCTTGACTAATGTTATGCATGATATGAAGCCTGAACTATCAAAAGCAGGTACCAAGACCTTGACTGATTTTGCTAACAAAGTGGATAACCAAGATATTGTCCCTCGTATTCCCGTCATTATCAAGACCTTGGCAGATCCAAAAAATGTTCAAGATTGCATCAAGACTCTATCTCATGTCACTTTCGTCACTGAAGTACAGGAGCCTACTCTTGCCATTTTGGTTCCTATTTTAAATCGTGCATTGAACTTAAGCTCTACCTCGCAAGATGCTCTCCGTCAGactgttattgttgttgaaaacTTGACAAGATTGGTGCACAATCCTGCTGAAGTCAAGCATTTCATTCCTCAATTACTTCCTGGTGTTAAAAAAGTTGTCGATACCGCCGCTCAGCCAGAAGTTAGAGAACTTGCCTCAAAGGCTCTCAAAGTACTTGAAGATGCTGAGAAAGAAACTCCtaataaaaccaaaataaGCATCGACGAGGCGTCTCAAAAAGTTTCTTCTACCGATAGTACTTTAAGTACCTACGGTTCACAGTTGGTTGCTATTGCCGTCAACACCCGTGAGTTCCAAAACCTGTTGAATATTTACACTACCATTCTCGGTGTTCCTGAAGACCAAGCTGCTGAGAATGTCCACTATTTCAAATCGCTTTTTAAGGACACTGTTGTTCaagatgatggtgaagaaggTATTGAGATTGTCAACGCTAATTTCTCATTGGCTTACGGTGGTAGAATGCTTCTGAATAAGACTGTCCTTCGATTATTCAAGGGTCATCGTTACGGTCTTTGTGGTCGtaatggtgctggtaagTCAACTTTGATGAGATCTATTGCTGATGGCAAGTTGGAGGGTTTCCCCGACAAGTCTGAACTTCGTAGTTGTTTTGTTGAGCACAAGTTACAAGGAGCTGAAACTGATATGGACTTGGTTAGCTTTATTGCTTCCGATCCAGAGCTTTCTCATGTCGAAAAGTCTGATATTGCAGGTGCTCTTGCTGATGTCGGTTTCGATGAAGAACGTCGCGCCCAAAATGTTGGTGCTTTGAGTGGTGGttggaagatgaagctCGAATTGGCTAGAGCCATGCTCATGAAGGCCGACATTCTTCTCTTAGACGAACCTACCAATCACTTGGATGTTGCTAATGTGAAGTGGCTCGAAGATTACTTAAACAAGCATACCGAAATTACCAGTTTAATTGTTTCCCACGACTCTGGTTTCTTGGATGCTGTTTGTACTGACATTATTCACTATGAAACTAAGAAATTGGTTTACTACAAGGGTAATCTTTCCGAGTTTGTAAAGGTCAAGCCTGAGGGAAAGTCTTATTATACTCTTACAGACTCTAACGTTAAAATGGCATTCCCTCCTCCAGGTATTCTTACTGGTGTAAGATCTAATACCCGTGCTATTGCTAGGATGTCACATGTAACTTTCACCTATCCTGGTGCTAGTAAGGTTTCATTGGCTGATGTTTCTTGTACTCTGTCACTTTCGTCGCGTGTGGCCATTCTTGGACCCAATGGTGCAGGTAAATCTACTCTTATCAAGCTCTTGACTGGTGAGTTGATTCCCAACGAAGGTACTGTTGAGAAGCATCCTAATCTACGTATCGGATATATCGCACAGCACGCTTTGCAGCATGTTGAGCTCCACAAGGAGAAGACTGCCAATCAATATCTGCAATGGAGATATGCTAATGGTGATGACCGTGAGGTACATCTCAAACAGACCAGAAAGATGAGCGACGAAGAGAAGGAGATCATGGCTAAGCCTATAGACATCAAGGACGGTCGAGGCCCTCGTAGAGTAGAGGCTATTATTGGCCGTTCTAAGCTCAAGAAGTCGTTCCAATATGAAATCAAATGGGTTGGCTGGTTACCCAAATTCAACTCGTTCATTCCTCGTGAGGACCTTCTTGGATACGGTTTCCATAAACTCATTCAAGAATTTGATGATCACGAGGCTTCAAGAGAGGGTCTTGGTTATAGAGAATTATCCCCTCCTGTTATTAGAAAACATTTTGAAGATGTCGGACTCGATGGTGATATCGCAGACCACACTCCATTGGGAAGTTTATCTGGTGGCCAATTGGTCAAGGTTGTCATCGCTGGTGCTATGTGGAACAATCCCCATTTGCTTGTGTTGGATGAGCCTACCAATTATCTCGATCGTGACTCGTTGGGTGGTCTTGCCGTTGCCATTAGGGATTGGTCTGGTGGTGTAATTATGATTTCCCACAACAACGAATTTGTTGGCGCTTTGTGTCCTGAGCAATGGATTGTTCAAGATGGTAAAGTTGTCCAAAAGGGCAAGTCTGAGGTTGCCAGTGACCGATTTGAAGACTCTGGGTCGTCTGCGCCATCAACTGCTCCTTCAACTGCTGCCAACTCTGACGCTGAGGATAGTGCTTCTCCTTTGAATATCAAgatcaaaaagaagaagaagaagctgacGAGAAACGAGATTAAAGAACGAGATGCTCGTCGTCGTAAGAGATATCTTGAGTGGTTGAGCACTCCAAAGGGTACTCCCCGTCCTCCTGAcactgatgatgaggatgaataa
- the MMT2 gene encoding Mmt2p (Putative metal transporter involved in mitochondrial iron accumulation; MMT2 has a paralog, MMT1, that arose from the whole genome duplication; GO_component: GO:0016021 - integral component of membrane [Evidence IEA,IEA]; GO_component: GO:0016021 - integral component of membrane [Evidence ISM] [PMID 12192589]; GO_component: GO:0016021 - integral component of membrane [Evidence ISS] [PMID 9353309]; GO_component: GO:0016020 - membrane [Evidence IEA]; GO_component: GO:0031966 - mitochondrial membrane [Evidence IEA]; GO_component: GO:0005739 - mitochondrion [Evidence IEA]; GO_component: GO:0005739 - mitochondrion [Evidence IDA] [PMID 14576278]; GO_component: GO:0005739 - mitochondrion [Evidence IDA] [PMID 16823961]; GO_component: GO:0005739 - mitochondrion [Evidence IDA] [PMID 9353309]; GO_function: GO:0008324 - cation transmembrane transporter activity [Evidence IEA]; GO_function: GO:0003674 - molecular_function [Evidence ND]; GO_process: GO:0006812 - cation transport [Evidence IEA]; GO_process: GO:0006879 - cellular iron ion homeostasis [Evidence IEA]; GO_process: GO:0006879 - cellular iron ion homeostasis [Evidence IGI,IMP] [PMID 9353309]; GO_process: GO:0006811 - ion transport [Evidence IEA]; GO_process: GO:0055072 - iron ion homeostasis [Evidence IEA]; GO_process: GO:0055085 - transmembrane transport [Evidence IEA]; GO_process: GO:0006810 - transport [Evidence IEA]), whose translation MKTKPNADERLRDNTGHSADEHGRATLRSHDHKEQHSHIHSHKHSEHDGHSHSIFGHSHSHSTEDNVFLQEKGGLSNPAIRITWVGLLVNVGMAIGKGVGGVVFHSQALLADSVHAISDLVSDFLTLATVSIGSKPASQYFPNGYGKVETLGSLGVSGILVLAGLSMGWDGLFTMITHMVGDSQWLEALRSIGGHGHSHSHAHDAEGVAEVASLNAAWIALGSIIIKEWLFKATLKVADKTGSPVLVANAWHHRVDSLVSIVAVATIGSGHFFNIGWMDPLGGLLVSSIIVRAGYNSAKSAIYELIDNNRQLMETDIHKLKSHEERIKDTLDLIGTDFILKKAELMPSGPNFLSYVELALRSDSSNRSLDTFSETAKLLREDLISHDRGLKRVYICYDGTKEDKTGK comes from the coding sequence ATGAAGACCAAACCCAACGCCGATGAAAGACTTAGAGACAATACTGGTCATAGTGCGGATGAGCATGGGCGTGCTACTCTAAGGTCACACGACCATAAGGAACAACATTCCCACATTCATAGTCATAAGCATAGTGAACACGACGGTCATAGCCATTCTATATTTGGGCATTCGCATAGTCATTCGACTGAAGATAATGTATTTCTTCAGGAAAAAGGGGGTCTTTCAAACCCAGCTATTCGCATTACTTGGGTAGGTTTACTAGTCAATGTTGGCATGGCTATCGGTAAAGGAGTTGGAGGCGTCGTATTTCATTCGCAAGCACTATTAGCTGATAGTGTACATGCAATTTCAGATTTGGTATCTGACTTTTTAACATTGGCAACGGTTTCTATTGGATCCAAGCCTGCATCACAGTATTTTCCGAATGGATATGGAAAAGTCGAAACGTTGGGATCGTTAGGAGTATCAGGAATTCTTGTACTGGCAGGATTGAGCATGGGCTGGGATGGATTATTCACAATGATAACACATATGGTCGGGGATTCTCAGTGGTTGGAAGCATTGAGGAGTATTGGCGGACATGGTCACTCGCATTCGCACGCTCACGACGCCGAAGGAGTGGCAGAAGTTGCCTCTTTAAATGCTGCATGGATTGCATTGGGCtctattattatcaaaGAATGGCTATTCAAGGCTACGCTCAAGGTAGCCGATAAAACGGGTTCCCCAGTTTTGGTCGCCAATGCATGGCACCATCGAGTAGACAGTTTGGTGTCGATCGTAGCTGTAGCTACTATTGGTAGTGGGCATTTCTTCAATATTGGCTGGATGGATCCTTTGGGTGGGCTTTTGGTCTCCTCTATAATCGTCAGAGCAGGTTATAATTCTGCTAAAAGCGCAATCTACGAGCTGATTGACAATAACAGACAGCTCATGGAGACAGATATCCATAAGCTCAAGTCTCACGAAGAGAGAATCAAAGATACTCTTGACCTTATCGGAACTGATTTCATTCTGAAGAAAGCTGAGCTTATGCCTTCGGGACCAAACTTTCTGTCGTATGTTGAACTTGCACTGCGATCCGATTCCTCTAATAGATCTTTAGATACGTTTAGCGAGACTGCTAAGCTGCTTCGCGAAGATCTAATATCACACGATAGGGGTCTCAAAAGAGTGTACATTTGTTACGATGGAACTAAAGAAGATAAAACTGGCAAATAG
- the ECM5 gene encoding Ecm5p (Subunit of the Snt2C complex; physically associates with Snt2p and Rpd3p; along with Snt2p, recruits Rpd3p to a small number of promoters; also colocalizes with Snt2p, independently of Rpd3p, to promoters of stress response genes in response to oxidative stress; contains ATP/GTP-binding site motif A; null mutant exhibits increased cellular volume, large drooping buds with elongated necks; relative distribution to the nucleus increases upon DNA replication stress; GO_component: GO:0070211 - Snt2C complex [Evidence IDA] [PMID 19040720]; GO_component: GO:0005737 - cytoplasm [Evidence IDA] [PMID 22842922]; GO_component: GO:0005622 - intracellular [Evidence IEA]; GO_component: GO:0005634 - nucleus [Evidence IEA,IEA]; GO_component: GO:0005634 - nucleus [Evidence IDA] [PMID 14562095]; GO_component: GO:0005634 - nucleus [Evidence IDA] [PMID 22842922]; GO_function: GO:0003677 - DNA binding [Evidence IEA]; GO_function: GO:0046872 - metal ion binding [Evidence IEA]; GO_function: GO:0003674 - molecular_function [Evidence ND]; GO_function: GO:0008270 - zinc ion binding [Evidence IEA]; GO_process: GO:0034599 - cellular response to oxidative stress [Evidence IMP] [PMID 23878396]): MVGFTSINSSSTSLELPTKVQMEISNESKDESESIKPATVPPDLTAVADETSVVPGKDDAVVMDFAAGGSQEKIKMSDKSVTLPGNVNGNNISSQTNNTDVAQLSQSEQETHIENSQLPAASSPAPTTASVLAYKQTLERREEPGPKVMPLLPTSEETVGPEYESKLFPVNGSTPVSALVSSDQVISEEIALNPVSAPALETHIEPEAQNLIPGVVPAESSVENPVEAVEPIVEEPVEAPVEAPVEIRVDAPVEAPVEAPVEAVAKTIPAAEETVQAPSTTPLSDPNTVLESTTEAPLQTIPSIVEKDSIPTPTQKSHKTKGPQKETSKSKSMASHVLMEVDESVPPTIRQLKTDGNTFTTTHHGNPYIFPQQRSRANPPLDLTTVKRRKDVNHDIVRGVNSNDSTATPKFITQQIPTLNPSEEEFSDPFAYLQSIASLGKKFGAVKIIPPKSWDLPFCLDTEMFWFKTKRMSFNSTAVAKEVEDSFVDSLYYFHTINGNTINKVPSIDKRPLDLYHLHNCVRLRGGYEEVCKKKLWAQIGRELGYSGKIMTSLSTSLKIAYTRLLWGYDVYLSTQGADEVTAGTALVTFRAPDSEAEYFLGSKRPHPDDESTGRASGIKRLRLDNGTEIALGVTSSSAFPCISNGHRNLYRLRPYTSTASIPSDPALPPFDNWHKGLELIDLDNCSEKYKAAPTYNLRQFQQKADCFREKYFRSNNIHRSMVNEATIEKEFWKLVNDPNQSIEVEEGCDIHSSVQGSPSPQIERNISNVDYSRDPWNLNALPFNANSYCRYIAESVPFLVQPWVHVGMMFSADTWHFEDFFSYMANYHHFGEAKTWYSIPEKDFDKFQSLLTKTIGAEAIDANPSLLLESNCMLSPEELIKHGIECYSVDQQAGEYIFTFPKAYTASFNHGFNLTESVRFFPTFDWLDYGIQCAELYTRYRKDPPFSIQRLLLSISSNTANISVAQV, from the coding sequence ATGGTAGGCTTTACATCGAtaaatagcagcagtacATCGCTAGAATTGCCAACGAAAGTTCAGATGGAGATTTCGAATGAGTCGAAAGATGAAAGCGAATCAATAAAACCTGCAACTGTTCCTCCTGATCTGACGGCAGTTGCCGATGAAACGTCGGTTGTGCCCGGGAAAGATGATGCCGTAGTAATGGATTTTGCGGCAGGTGGTAGTCAGGAGAAGATAAAAATGTCAGATAAAAGTGTTACACTTCCAGGGAATGTTAATGGTAACAATATCTCGAGCCAAACGAATAATACCGACGTTGCACAGTTATCTCAATCGGAGCAAGAAACACATATCGAGAACTCGCAGCTCCCTGCAGCATCATCTCCAGCGCCCACTACAGCATCTGTCCTAGCATATAAACAGACTCTAGAAAGAAGGGAAGAACCTGGTCCGAAAGTGATGCCCTTGTTACCTACTTCTGAAGAAACGGTAGGGCCAGAATATGAGTCCAAGTTATTCCCAGTAAATGGATCAACACCAGTTTCAGCACTAGTTTCTAGTGATCAAGTGATATCTGAGGAAATAGCATTAAACCCAGTATCGGCGCCAGCACTTGAGACGCACATAGAACCTGAGGCACAAAACTTAATACCAGGTGTAGTTCCGGCCGAAAGTTCAGTCGAAAATCCCGTAGAGGCGGTCGAGCCAATAGTCGAGGAACCAGTCGAGGCACCAGTCGAGGCACCAGTCGAGATACGAGTTGACGCACCAGTCGAAGCACCAGTTGAAGCACCAGTCGAAGCTGTAGCAAAAACAATTCCGGCTGCTGAGGAGACTGTACAAGCACCTTCAACAACGCCGTTGTCAGATCCTAACACAGTTCTGGAATCCACCACAGAAGCGCCTCTTCAAACAATACCGTCCATCGTCGAAAAAGATAGCATTCCAACCCCAACTCAAAAGTCGCATAAAACAAAGGGCCCACAAAAGGAAACCTCTAAAAGCAAATCTATGGCATCTCATGTACTCATGGAGGTAGATGAGTCTGTTCCACCTACTATTAGGCAGCTCAAAACAGATGGCAATACTTTTACAACTACGCATCATGGGAACCCATACATTTTCCCTCAACAACGGTCCAGAGCAAATCCTCCATTGGATTTAACAACAGTCAAACGCCGGAAAGATGTAAATCATGATATAGTACGGGGAGTAAACTCTAACGACTCCACCGCTACACCAAAATTTATTACACAACAAATACCCACCTTAAATCCTTCGGAAGAGGAGTTTTCAGATCCATTTGCATACTTGCAGTCTATTGCTTCGCTTGGAAAGAAGTTTGGAGCAGTTAAAATAATTCCTCCTAAATCATGGGATTTGCCGTTCTGCTTGGATACCGAAATGTTCTGGTTCAAAACCAAGCGCATGTCGTTCAACTCTACAGCGGTCGCTAAAGAAGTTGAGGACTCATTTGTTGATAGTCTTTACTATTTCCACACAATAAATGGAAATACCATTAACAAGGTTCCATCGATCGATAAACGACCATTGGACCTGTATCATTTACACAACTGTGTTCGCTTAAGAGGAGGCTATGAAGAAGTATGTAAAAAGAAACTTTGGGCGCAGATTGGCCGTGAGCTTGGATACAGCGGAAAAATTATGACTTCCCTTTCTACTTCGTTGAAGATTGCTTATACAAGGTTATTGTGGGGTTATGATGTTTATCTATCAACTCAAGGTGCTGATGAAGTAACGGCGGGTACTGCTTTGGTTACTTTTAGAGCACCTGACAGCGAGGCAGAGTACTTCTTGGGCTCTAAGAGACCCCATCCTGATGATGAATCAACCGGTAGAGCTTCGGGTATAAAGAGACTTCGCCTTGATAATGGAACTGAGATAGCTTTGGGCGTCACAAGTTCTTCCGCATTCCCATGTATATCTAATGGGCACAGAAATCTCTATCGTTTGAGGCCATATACCTCTACTGCATCAATACCCAGTGACCCAGCGCTTCCTCCCTTCGACAACTGGCATAAGGGCTTGGAGCTTATTGACTTAGACAACTGCTCTGAAAAGTATAAAGCTGCACCCACTTATAATTTACGGCAATTTCAACAGAAAGCAGACTGTTTCCGTGAAAAGTATTTTCGATCCAACAATATACATAGATCCATGGTTAACGAAGCAACTATCGAGAAAGAGTTCTGGAAATTGGTAAATGATCCAAACCAGAGtattgaagttgaagaggGCTGTGATATACATTCGTCAGTACAAGGGTCCCCATCACCTCAAATTGAGCGCAATATTTCCAATGTAGACTATTCGAGAGATCCTTGGAATTTAAACGCTCTGCCATTCAATGCCAACTCATATTGTCGATACATAGCAGAATCTGTTCcatttcttgttcaacCTTGGGTTCATGTGGGAATGATGTTCTCAGCAGACACATGGCATTTCGAAGACTTTTTCTCATATATGGCAAATTATCATCACTTTGGCGAAGCAAAAACTTGGTACTCGATCCCTGAAAAAGATTTTGATAAGTTCCAGTCTCTTCTAACAAAGACAATAGGAGCTGAGGCCATTGATGCCAATCCATCTTTATTATTGGAGTCAAACTGCATGCTATCACCCGAAGAGTTAATTAAACATGGGATTGAATGCTATTCTGTTGACCAACAGGCTGGTGAGTATATTTTTACCTTTCCCAAAGCTTATACTGCTAGTTTTAATCATGGATTCAATCTCACTGAATCAGTTCGTTTCTTTCCTACATTTGATTGGCTTGATTATGGAATTCAATGTGCCGAACTTTATACTCGATATCGAAAGGACCCTCCATTTTCTATTCAAAGGTTGTTATTGAGTATTTCTTCGAATACGGCAAATATTTCTGTTGCTCAAGTGTAA